A single window of Plasmodium reichenowi strain SY57 chromosome 14, whole genome shotgun sequence DNA harbors:
- a CDS encoding hypothetical protein (conserved Plasmodium protein, unknown function), with protein sequence MYDFEGYKRLIVKIAFIASTMTFCFSLLLYIVISLIPHRQNENYADVNLNTEEDNIIITYLYLKKKSSSSFLCKEKKNEEVTHNEDLIEDNKNEMEDKDNNIKNEDDINNSVNKEKENNIKIIIN encoded by the coding sequence atgtatgatTTCGAAGGTTATAAAAGATTAATTGTAAAGATTGCTTTCATTGCAAGTACCATGacattttgtttttcccttttattatatattgtgATAAGTTTAATACCACACAGGCAAAATGAAAACTATGCCGATGTAAACTTAAATACAGAAGAAGataacataattataacatatttatatttaaaaaaaaaatcctCCTCgtcatttttatgtaaagaaaagaaaaatgagGAGGTCACACATAATGAAGATTTAATAGAAgacaataaaaatgaaatggAAGACAAGGAcaacaatataaaaaacgAAGACGATATTAACAACAGTgtaaataaagaaaaggaaaacaacataaaaataataataaattaa
- a CDS encoding GTPase-activating protein, putative, with the protein MNDNNFFEDLYELHFEDFLKNFINILFSSKEYGNNNNDDVDKTHIYENNNYILKNNDIKKSRLSFIANHIINNKENVKLYRRIYWPLLLGIYKAENLEDLVKDIQKKRHLYLQDKEEYIIKPINLNIQKLDPQIFHPLSSDDKNPWTLKQKNQELKEEIKQDILRTYSEKKIFQNEEIRDILNTILFIWAKKNPDISYKQGMNEILAIFFIVNYREHLHNNNNYYEYEKELFYKEFSNIFDKEFIEADTYIIFDHFMNMGLKYLFTSMEEKKNSTNKNTCKTVLLHKCTYIFHKLLKNSDKLLYNHLISLSIEPQIFLLRWIRLFYCREFPIDDTVILWDNFFADSYLKNCNEHFNVDFKGDNIEIAHMICRIFPMVDYFAISMILFIRSFLLESDENYCLKRLFKYPPVENIKILIDLSFKIKHRNEKKEKHTKKEEPHIIHNNNLIKKEDIFNSSFNNNNSITDELNKHNINNNINNNNDMKNEYKDKHNHHSNVHILSYNKILPNVHKINNIAYINKKLLKVIHNLNNLYTYNMLNEQHYKIELQQNIFILNEIYNELKGMQHSYDDTVSENIQLDKTNDLPSIYLG; encoded by the exons ATGAATGATaacaatttttttgaaGACTTGTACGAATTACATTTTGAggattttttaaaaaattttatcaacatattattttcctcTAAAGAATatggaaataataataacgaTGATGTAGATAAAACccatatatatgaaaataataattatatattaaaaaacaaTGACATAAAAAAGAGCCGCTTATCTTTTATAGCaaatcatattataaataataaagaaaatgtaaaattatatagaagaatatattggcctttattattaggtatatataaagCAGAAAACTTGGAAGATTTAGTCAAAgatattcaaaaaaaacgacatttatatttacaagataaagaagaatatattattaaacCAATAAACttaaatattcaaaaattAGATCCACAAATATTCCATCCATTGTCATCAGATGATAAAAACCCATGGAcattaaaacaaaaaaatcAAGAATTGAAAGAAGAAATCAAACAAGATATTCTAAGAACATATtctgaaaaaaaaattttccaaaatgaagaaattagagatatattaaatactattttatttatatgggcaaaaaaaaatccaGACATATCTTATAAACAAGGAATGAATGAAATACTAGccatttttttcattgtTAATTACCGTGAACACcttcataataataataattattatgaatacGAAAAAGAACTGTTTTATAAAGAATTCTCTAATATTTTTGACAAAGAATTTATTGAAGCAGATACATACATCATATTTGATCATTTTATGAATATGGgattaaaatatttatttacttCTATggaggaaaaaaaaaactcaacaaataaaaatacatgtAAAACCGTTCTCTTACAtaaatgtacatatatatttcataagttattaaaaaattcggataaattattatacaaCCATTTAATATCATTAAGTATTGAGCCACAAATATTTCTCCTCCGATGGATACGTCTCTTTTATTGTAGAGAATTTCCTATTGACGACACGGTTATCCTATGGGATAACTTTTTTGCAG ATTCCTATCTTAAAAATTGCAATGAACACTTCAACGTCGATTTTAAAGGCGACAATATCGAGATTGCTCACATGATATGCAGAATTTTTCCTATGGTGGATTATTTTGCTATTTCTATGATTCTGTTTATTAGGTCCTTCTTATTAGAGAGTGATGAAAATTATTGCTTGAAGAGGCTGTTTAAATACCCTCCtgtagaaaatataaaaattttaatcGATTTGTCCTTTAAAATCAAACATAGAaatgagaaaaaagaaaaacatacaaaaaaagaagaacctcatattattcacaataataatttaattaaaaaagaagatatatttaattcatcatttaacaataataatagtataaCTGATGAATTAAATAAGCATAACATAAACAATAACataaacaataataatgatatgaaAAACGAATATAAGGATAAACACAACCACCATTCAAATGTCCATATTTTATCTTACAACAAGATATTACCAAATGtacataaaattaataacatagcttatataaataaaaaactaTTAAAAGTTATTCATAATTTAAACAAtttgtatacatataatatgttaaatgaacaacattataaaattgaattacaacaaaatatatttattctgAATGAAATTTATAATGAGCTTAAAGGCATGCAACACTCATATGATGATACTGTATCAGAAAATATACAGTTGGATAAGACGAATGATCTACCCTCCATATACTTGGGTTGA
- a CDS encoding DnaJ protein, putative, with translation MSSKQDVDLYEILGVNRRAGIKEITKAYRILALKYHPDKFLTNFKKSGDAKDSKDATNQEQNGVAVSSEVVIGSGNTAKTENQNNGNGVNSGNSENAEKAEQSEKIEKVEKAEKVEKAEQSENSGNSENSGNLENAGNSENFGNSEISENSESAERSRIPEDCPTPENTPNSENSVNVANSEFAENHVVVVEELKDQERNQEEGSTNCSNVAEEEMTLEKCKEMFLQIQKAYEILKNPVLRENYDFYGLDKDLDEFQTYYEPRLFHSRINVKDIQKYESFYKGSAEEKEDLMYFYERFHGDLNNILEFIPFSESTDLNRFIGIFEKSFADGEIVKTEQYEKSLENVEKIIGKYESLLKKEQSEISKNDDKKKSKRKKQDSLEELIVAIRNNEERRNLKITNLLTNIEMKNKNKNKRRKKEDFPTEEELNKIKKKLEENKKRNEQARGKK, from the coding sequence ATGAGCAGCAAACAGGATGTAGATCTTTATGAAATCCTAGGAGTTAACAGACGAGCTGGCATCAAGGAGATCACCAAAGCTTATCGAATTTTGGCGCTGAAGTACCATCCAGATAAGTTTTTAACAAACTTCAAGAAATCTGGTGATGCTAAGGATTCAAAGGATGCTACGAATCAAGAGCAGAATGGTGTGGCTGTGTCATCTGAAGTTGTGATAGGTAGTGGAAACACAGCTAAAACGGAGAATCAGAATAACGGAAATGGTGTAAATTCCGGAAATTCTGAAAATGCTGAGAAGGCTGAACAGTCTGAAAAGATTGAAAAGGTTGAAAAGGCTGAAAAGGTTGAAAAGGCTGAACAGTCTGAAAATTCTGGAAATTCAGAAAATTCTGGAAACTTAGAAAATGCTGGAAACTCAGAAAATTTTGGAAACTCAGAAATTTCTGAAAATTCAGAAAGTGCTGAACGTTCTAGAATTCCTGAAGATTGTCCGACTCCTGAAAATACACCTAACTCTGAAAATTCTGTAAATGTTGCAAATTCAGAATTTGCTGAGAATCACGTAGTTGTTGTTGAAGAGTTGAAGGATCAAGAAAGGAATCAAGAAGAAGGTAGCACAAACTGTAGTAATGTCGCTGAAGAAGAGATGACATTAGAGAAATGTAAGGAAATGTTCTTACAAATACAGAAGGCATACGAAATATTGAAGAATCCTGTATTAAGAGAGAATTATGATTTTTATGGTTTAGATAAGGACTTGGATGAATTCCAAACTTATTATGAACCAAGATTATTTCATTCTCGTATTAATGTCAAGGACATTCAGAAATATGAGAGTTTTTACAAAGGTAGTGCTGAAGAGAAAGAAGACTTGATGTATTTCTATGAAAGGTTTCATGGTGATTTGAACAATATATTGGAATTTATACCTTTTAGCGAATCTACAGATTTAAATCGTTTTATTGGTATATTTGAGAAATCTTTTGCTGATGGAGAAATCGTTAAGACAGAACAATATGAGAAATCATTAGAAAATGTCGAAAAAATCATAGGCAAATACGAAAGTCTCCTAAAGAAAGAACAATCTGAAATATCCAAAAATGACGATAAGAAAAAATccaaaagaaaaaaacaagaTTCACTTGAAGAATTAATTGTTGCCATCAGAAATAACGAAGAAAGAAGAAATCTCAAAATTACCAATCTCTTAACTAATATTGAaatgaaaaacaaaaataaaaataagagaagaaaaaaagaagattTCCCAACAGAAGAAGAATTGaataaaatcaaaaaaaaattagaggaaaataaaaagagaAATGAACAAGCTagaggaaaaaaataa